A genomic window from Algoriphagus sp. Y33 includes:
- the rplT gene encoding 50S ribosomal protein L20, giving the protein MPRSVNAVASRARRKKVLKATRGYFGRGSNVWTVAKNKYEKGLQYAYRDRKAKKREFRALWIQRINAGARQHGVSYSQLMGLLKKGEIELNRKVLADLAMNHPEAFKAVVERVK; this is encoded by the coding sequence ATGCCTAGATCGGTAAACGCCGTAGCGTCCAGAGCAAGAAGAAAAAAAGTGCTTAAAGCCACAAGAGGTTACTTCGGAAGAGGTAGCAACGTATGGACAGTAGCCAAAAACAAGTATGAGAAAGGTCTTCAGTATGCATACAGAGACCGTAAAGCAAAGAAAAGAGAATTCAGAGCTTTGTGGATTCAGCGTATCAACGCAGGTGCTAGACAGCACGGCGTATCCTATTCTCAATTGATGGGATTATTGAAGAAAGGTGAGATCGAACTTAACCGTAAGGTTTTGGCAGATCTGGCCATGAATCACCCAGAAGCATTTAAAGCTGTAGTTGAAAGAGTAAAATAA
- the rpmI gene encoding 50S ribosomal protein L35: MPKVKTKSSAKKRFALTGTGKIKRKHAFKSHILTKKATKRKRNLTKTGLVHESDEGRVRDMLRI, translated from the coding sequence ATGCCAAAGGTAAAAACCAAATCCAGTGCAAAGAAGCGGTTCGCTTTGACAGGAACCGGTAAAATCAAAAGGAAACACGCTTTCAAAAGCCACATCCTGACCAAAAAAGCTACCAAAAGGAAGCGTAACTTGACTAAAACTGGTCTGGTTCACGAGTCTGACGAAGGTAGAGTAAGAGACATGTTGAGAATCTGA
- the infC gene encoding translation initiation factor IF-3 translates to MRNQRQPYRGRQEEPYKVNHKIRAREVRLVGDFVEGGNALLPLEKAIKLAQENDLDLVEISPNVDPPVCKILDYAKFKYEQKKKQKEIKSNAAKIVLKEIRFGPNTDDHDYNFKLKHAINFLKEGAKVKAYVHFVGRSIVFKERGEMLLLKFAQALAEYGAVEQLPKMEGKRMNIFIAPKAGKK, encoded by the coding sequence TTGAGAAACCAAAGACAACCCTATAGAGGTAGACAGGAAGAGCCTTATAAAGTAAACCACAAAATCAGAGCACGTGAAGTAAGACTGGTTGGAGATTTCGTCGAAGGCGGTAACGCATTGCTTCCGCTAGAAAAAGCCATCAAACTCGCTCAGGAAAATGATCTGGATCTTGTAGAGATTTCTCCGAATGTTGATCCTCCAGTTTGTAAAATCCTTGATTATGCGAAGTTTAAGTACGAGCAGAAAAAAAAGCAGAAGGAGATCAAGTCCAATGCAGCGAAGATTGTTTTGAAGGAAATCAGATTCGGACCGAATACCGATGATCACGATTACAATTTCAAACTGAAGCATGCAATCAACTTCTTGAAGGAAGGCGCAAAAGTGAAGGCTTACGTACATTTCGTAGGCCGTAGCATCGTGTTTAAGGAAAGAGGAGAGATGTTGCTTTTGAAATTTGCCCAAGCACTTGCAGAATATGGTGCAGTAGAGCAACTTCCTAAAATGGAAGGAAAGAGAATGAATATCTTCATCGCTCCGAAAGCAGGAAAGAAATAA
- the thrS gene encoding threonine--tRNA ligase yields the protein MSQQIKITLPDGTVKEYEKGTTGLQIAASISEGLARNVLAAKVNGQVWDATRAINEDSSIQLLTWNDGEGKNTFWHSSAHLLAEALEALHPGIKFGIGPPIETGFYYDVDFGDKTLDGSELEAIEKKMIELAREKNEYIRADISKKDAVDYFRKKGDEYKLDLLEGLEDGSITFYQQGNFVDLCRGPHIPNTGFVKAVKLTNIAGAYWRGDEKRKMLTRIYGVTFPKAKELTDYLTLLEEAKKRDHRKLGRELELFTFSEKVGAGLPLWLPKGTLLRERLVNFLKKAQDKAGYQQVITPHIGHKALYETSGHYEKYGKDSFQPIATPHEGEEFLLKPMNCPHHCEIYKHKPHSYKELPIRYAEFGTVYRYEQSGELHGLTRVRGFTQDDAHIFCRPDQVKEEFIKVIDLVLYVFKALGFDDYTAQISLRDPENPSKYIGGDEAWNKAESAIIEAAAEKGLDTVTELGEAAFYGPKLDFMVKDALGRRWQLGTIQVDYQLPERFELEYIGSDNQKHRPVMIHRAPFGSLERFVAVLIEHCAGNFPLWLSPEQINILPISEKYVEYAEEIKYLLEDAGISGSIDNRDEKIGRKIRDSEVKKVPFMLIVGEKEQEERKLSVRKHGEGDLGNFSAEEFINYFQGIISASLSKE from the coding sequence ATGTCACAACAAATTAAAATTACCCTTCCGGATGGCACTGTGAAGGAGTACGAAAAGGGAACTACCGGACTACAGATTGCTGCAAGTATCAGCGAGGGTTTAGCCAGGAACGTTCTAGCCGCAAAAGTAAACGGACAGGTTTGGGATGCTACCCGGGCGATCAACGAAGATTCTTCCATCCAATTATTGACCTGGAATGACGGGGAAGGTAAAAATACCTTCTGGCACTCTTCAGCCCACTTGCTTGCAGAAGCATTGGAAGCGCTTCATCCGGGGATCAAATTCGGTATCGGTCCTCCGATCGAAACAGGTTTTTACTACGATGTGGATTTCGGGGATAAAACACTGGACGGTTCGGAACTCGAAGCCATTGAGAAGAAAATGATTGAATTGGCCCGGGAGAAGAATGAGTACATCCGTGCTGATATTTCTAAGAAAGACGCAGTCGACTATTTCCGGAAGAAAGGGGATGAATACAAACTTGACCTTTTAGAAGGGCTTGAGGATGGTTCAATTACGTTCTACCAACAGGGAAATTTTGTGGATCTCTGCCGTGGACCGCATATTCCCAATACCGGTTTTGTCAAAGCTGTGAAGCTGACAAATATAGCCGGAGCGTATTGGAGAGGTGATGAGAAGCGAAAAATGTTGACCCGTATCTACGGTGTGACTTTTCCCAAAGCCAAAGAGCTTACGGATTACCTGACTTTGTTGGAAGAGGCAAAGAAACGTGATCATAGAAAATTGGGCCGTGAATTGGAGCTTTTTACATTCTCAGAGAAAGTAGGAGCAGGCCTTCCACTTTGGTTGCCGAAGGGTACCTTGCTGAGAGAGCGTCTGGTCAATTTCCTGAAAAAAGCGCAGGACAAGGCAGGATATCAGCAGGTGATCACTCCACATATTGGGCACAAGGCACTGTATGAGACATCAGGTCATTACGAGAAATATGGCAAGGATTCTTTTCAGCCCATTGCTACTCCGCACGAAGGAGAGGAGTTTTTGCTCAAACCTATGAACTGTCCGCATCATTGCGAGATCTATAAGCATAAGCCTCATTCCTATAAGGAACTGCCGATTCGGTATGCGGAATTTGGCACGGTATATCGCTACGAGCAAAGTGGTGAATTGCACGGATTGACCCGTGTTCGGGGATTTACTCAGGATGATGCTCACATTTTCTGTCGCCCGGATCAGGTGAAAGAAGAGTTTATCAAGGTGATTGATTTGGTGCTTTATGTGTTTAAAGCGCTGGGTTTTGACGACTATACAGCTCAAATCTCTTTGAGAGATCCTGAAAATCCATCCAAATACATAGGAGGAGACGAAGCTTGGAATAAAGCAGAGTCTGCCATCATTGAGGCTGCGGCTGAGAAAGGGTTGGATACAGTCACTGAACTTGGGGAAGCGGCATTCTATGGGCCTAAGCTAGACTTTATGGTGAAGGATGCATTGGGAAGAAGATGGCAGTTGGGAACTATTCAGGTAGATTATCAATTACCAGAACGGTTCGAGTTGGAATACATCGGCTCAGACAACCAAAAGCATAGACCTGTGATGATCCATAGAGCACCGTTTGGTTCCTTGGAGAGATTCGTGGCAGTGCTTATTGAGCACTGTGCAGGTAATTTTCCGCTATGGCTATCGCCTGAGCAGATCAATATTTTGCCTATTTCTGAGAAATATGTGGAATATGCCGAAGAGATAAAATACCTCCTCGAAGATGCCGGTATATCAGGCTCTATAGACAATAGAGATGAAAAGATTGGAAGGAAAATCCGGGACTCTGAAGTCAAAAAGGTGCCTTTTATGCTTATAGTAGGGGAAAAGGAGCAGGAAGAGCGAAAGCTTTCTGTCCGTAAACATGGCGAAGGAGATCTAGGTAATTTCTCTGCGGAGGAGTTTATAAATTATTTTCAGGGCATTATTTCAGCATCATTGAGTAAGGAATAA
- a CDS encoding DUF5686 and carboxypeptidase-like regulatory domain-containing protein, which translates to MLRNYFLLFLFLLSSQSIAQFVVKGKVTDSATGDPIPFASVLLKGTSVGISTDFEGNYSIDARTLTDSISVNYLGYISAVKALQQVAEQTVNFQLKPSDFEMEAFVFEAGENPAFEIIRKAVDRKKDFDKRELSAYQTKNYTKIEIDIDHVSEEFTKRKTVQKVTAVLDSIKQLTNDEGEKILPVFFSETLSKFYFRNNPELKKEVVEKSKVTGVGITDGSTTSQITGSAFQEYNFYKNWLSIVGKDFVSPIADGWKQFYDYDLVDSVVVGNDSCYLLKVYPRREQDLAFTGTVWINTKTYALKQVDLTIPKEANLNFIERIKIQQELTPTAAGPLIPSKTRVQIKIGQITPKTAGLLAKFYTSADSIKIGEPQPTSFFNQSVTLMPDFDESSEEFWKDNRQDMLSQHEIAVLQMVDTLKRIPIVRFYTEGLKFFGTGYLPIGKVDIGPWPGFFNYNDVEGVRLGMGFRTNLKFSDKWVLRGYLGYGFKDAEFKYSAKVTRILDRMHWTSVSLSTQKEIDQVGLEISSLQGNSVFLAASRFGTLRRPYFSRKQQVDFQREFFKGFLMYSDLSFTRFDPIYDFYYLEKETREFKSKFETTEARFGLRYGRDEVILINDNERTSLGPLRWPIFDLSYTKGMNWLSGDINYSKLNFYVYQRLNMGMFGVSRYEFDAGKVFGEVPYPLLKNHLGNETLFYTSAAFNTMNFNEFASDQYASLRYRHYFEGFLLNKVPLLKKLKWRAVANANVLYGSVSDKNIANAPTVDPGGNPIPSFGRLDPTKPYVELGYGIENIFKFFRIDFFHRMTYLDNPDVKPFAVKISGQIIL; encoded by the coding sequence ATGCTTCGTAATTACTTTCTCCTTTTTCTCTTTCTGCTTAGTTCCCAATCCATTGCCCAGTTTGTGGTGAAGGGGAAAGTGACCGACTCTGCTACAGGAGATCCAATACCTTTTGCGTCTGTGCTATTGAAAGGCACGTCGGTGGGGATTTCTACTGATTTCGAGGGAAACTACAGCATAGATGCCCGAACGCTTACAGATAGCATTTCTGTAAATTATTTGGGGTATATCAGTGCCGTAAAAGCACTACAGCAAGTAGCTGAGCAAACGGTCAATTTCCAGCTCAAACCTTCGGATTTTGAAATGGAGGCATTTGTTTTTGAAGCTGGTGAAAATCCTGCTTTTGAGATAATACGAAAAGCAGTAGATCGAAAAAAAGACTTTGACAAGCGGGAGTTAAGCGCATATCAAACAAAGAATTACACGAAAATTGAGATTGACATTGATCATGTCTCCGAGGAATTTACCAAAAGGAAAACTGTACAAAAAGTCACTGCGGTATTAGACTCTATTAAGCAACTTACCAATGACGAAGGTGAGAAGATCTTGCCGGTTTTCTTTTCAGAGACACTCTCCAAATTCTATTTTAGAAATAATCCGGAACTCAAAAAGGAGGTGGTCGAGAAGTCCAAAGTGACCGGGGTGGGTATTACGGATGGATCTACTACTTCCCAGATCACAGGCTCTGCTTTTCAAGAATATAATTTCTACAAAAATTGGCTTTCTATTGTAGGAAAGGATTTTGTGTCTCCCATTGCAGATGGATGGAAACAGTTTTATGATTACGATTTAGTTGATTCTGTAGTGGTAGGAAATGATTCCTGTTATTTACTGAAAGTCTATCCTCGGAGAGAACAGGATCTGGCATTCACGGGTACTGTTTGGATCAATACCAAAACTTATGCTCTGAAGCAGGTGGATTTGACTATTCCCAAAGAGGCTAATCTGAACTTTATTGAGCGGATCAAAATCCAGCAGGAGCTTACACCCACGGCTGCCGGTCCATTGATTCCTTCCAAAACCCGCGTTCAGATTAAAATAGGGCAAATCACGCCGAAAACGGCAGGGCTGCTGGCAAAATTCTACACTTCGGCAGACAGCATCAAAATAGGAGAGCCACAGCCAACTTCTTTCTTCAATCAATCCGTGACCCTGATGCCTGATTTTGACGAATCAAGTGAGGAGTTTTGGAAGGACAACCGACAGGATATGCTGAGTCAGCACGAGATTGCAGTGCTGCAGATGGTGGATACGCTGAAGAGGATTCCAATTGTCCGCTTTTATACGGAAGGGCTTAAGTTTTTCGGAACAGGCTATCTACCGATAGGTAAAGTGGATATAGGGCCTTGGCCTGGTTTTTTCAATTACAATGACGTAGAAGGAGTGAGGCTGGGGATGGGTTTTCGTACCAATCTCAAGTTCAGTGATAAATGGGTCTTAAGAGGCTATTTGGGCTATGGGTTCAAAGATGCTGAATTTAAATATAGCGCTAAAGTCACGAGGATTTTGGATAGAATGCACTGGACTTCTGTCTCTCTTTCCACCCAAAAAGAAATCGACCAAGTCGGGTTGGAGATTTCCAGCTTGCAGGGGAATAGTGTCTTTTTGGCAGCCAGCAGGTTTGGGACGTTGAGAAGACCATATTTCAGCAGAAAACAGCAAGTTGATTTTCAGCGGGAGTTTTTCAAAGGGTTTCTGATGTATTCAGACCTGAGTTTCACGAGGTTTGATCCGATCTACGATTTTTATTATTTGGAGAAGGAGACGAGAGAATTCAAATCTAAATTTGAAACTACCGAGGCAAGATTTGGCTTGAGATACGGGCGGGACGAAGTCATTTTGATCAATGATAATGAGCGGACCTCTTTAGGGCCACTTAGATGGCCTATTTTCGACTTGAGCTATACCAAGGGGATGAACTGGCTTAGTGGAGATATCAATTATTCCAAGTTGAATTTCTACGTGTATCAGCGGCTGAACATGGGAATGTTTGGGGTGTCCCGATACGAATTCGATGCGGGAAAAGTCTTCGGGGAGGTTCCTTATCCCTTGTTGAAAAATCACTTGGGAAATGAGACCTTATTCTATACCTCAGCTGCATTTAATACAATGAACTTCAATGAATTTGCCTCTGATCAGTATGCAAGTTTACGCTATAGGCATTATTTCGAGGGATTTTTACTTAATAAAGTTCCACTGCTCAAAAAACTGAAATGGCGTGCTGTGGCAAATGCAAATGTTCTATATGGGTCTGTCAGTGATAAAAACATAGCAAACGCCCCCACTGTGGATCCGGGAGGTAACCCGATACCGAGCTTTGGTAGACTAGATCCCACCAAGCCTTATGTGGAATTGGGTTACGGGATAGAGAATATCTTTAAATTCTTCAGAATAGATTTCTTCCATAGAATGACTTACTTGGATAATCCTGATGTTAAGCCATTTGCAGTCAAAATATCGGGACAGATTATTCTTTAG
- the lhgO gene encoding L-2-hydroxyglutarate oxidase, with translation MTYDIVIIGGGIVGLATALKIQKKRPTLKIAILEKENQLAKHQTGNNSGVIHSGLYYKPGSLKATNCISGYHELIQFCEEEKIPFEITGKVVVATKEEQKTLLHNLYERGLQNGLKGTRHIAMEELKEYEPHCTGVAALHVPQTGIVDYYKVALAYGRKIIQHGGEIFLNHKVLEIKQQEGINYIETSNKTLQSKLVINCAGLYSDKVAQMSENDPIDVKIIPFRGEYFKLKKDREFLVKNLIYPVPDPNFPFLGVHFTRMMKGGVEAGPNAVLAFRREGYKKSQINLKELAESLAWPGFQKVAAKYWQTGFGEMYRSFSKAAFTKALQQLIPEIRESDLTEGGAGVRAQACDRTGGLLDDFSIKESSHTINVLNAPSPAATSSLAIGGTVAELALKRFE, from the coding sequence ATGACATACGATATAGTAATAATAGGAGGTGGAATTGTAGGGCTTGCAACTGCTCTCAAGATCCAAAAAAAACGTCCAACCCTCAAAATCGCCATTCTGGAAAAAGAAAATCAACTTGCTAAACATCAAACCGGGAATAACAGTGGAGTGATTCATTCCGGGCTTTATTATAAACCGGGCTCTCTAAAGGCTACTAATTGCATAAGCGGGTATCACGAACTAATACAATTCTGTGAGGAAGAAAAAATCCCGTTTGAAATCACGGGAAAAGTAGTGGTTGCTACAAAGGAAGAACAAAAAACATTACTTCACAACCTTTACGAACGAGGTCTTCAGAATGGCTTGAAGGGAACCAGGCACATCGCTATGGAGGAGTTGAAAGAGTATGAGCCACATTGTACGGGAGTGGCGGCACTTCATGTACCCCAGACAGGAATTGTAGATTATTATAAAGTAGCGTTAGCCTATGGAAGGAAAATAATCCAGCATGGTGGTGAAATATTCTTAAACCATAAAGTATTAGAAATTAAGCAACAAGAAGGTATTAATTATATTGAAACTTCCAATAAAACCCTGCAAAGTAAATTGGTTATAAACTGTGCAGGACTCTATTCTGATAAGGTTGCCCAGATGAGTGAAAATGATCCTATCGATGTGAAAATCATCCCGTTTCGCGGAGAGTATTTTAAACTGAAGAAGGATAGGGAGTTTTTGGTCAAAAACCTGATATACCCTGTTCCGGACCCTAATTTCCCTTTCCTCGGTGTCCACTTCACCCGAATGATGAAAGGTGGTGTGGAAGCCGGTCCCAATGCCGTTTTGGCTTTCCGAAGGGAAGGGTATAAAAAATCCCAAATAAATCTAAAAGAACTAGCAGAATCGCTGGCTTGGCCGGGCTTTCAAAAAGTAGCGGCCAAATACTGGCAGACAGGCTTTGGCGAGATGTACAGGTCTTTTTCTAAAGCGGCATTCACTAAAGCCCTGCAGCAACTGATTCCGGAAATCCGGGAATCAGACCTTACTGAAGGCGGAGCCGGTGTGAGAGCCCAAGCTTGCGACCGTACGGGTGGACTGTTGGATGATTTTTCTATCAAGGAATCTTCTCATACTATCAATGTATTAAATGCCCCCTCTCCGGCAGCCACCAGTTCGTTGGCAATAGGCGGAACTGTGGCTGAATTGGCACTTAAAAGATTTGAGTAA
- a CDS encoding FMN-binding glutamate synthase family protein — protein MKRVFFGSLILLSLLTFFLMWYFQFVQFKFGYFILGIIVILFAIGLYDVNQKTHAILRNFPVVGHFRYLLEKISPEIQQYFIETNTDGSPFSRNIRSLVYRRAKNVNDSHPFGTQKDINGEDYIGLRHSIYAVHTQDEDPRVTIGNDSCKQPYSSSIFNISAMSFGSLSSNAVKALNLGAKKGGFSHNTGEGGISDHHREGGDLVWQIGTGYFGCRDEHGNFSAEKFTEKANWPEVKMIEIKISQGAKPGHGGVLPGVKNTEEIAKIRGVVKGMTILSPPAHSAFTNASELLEFITKLRELSGGKPVGFKLCIGRTEEFLAICKEMVSKNVFPDFITVDGAEGGTGAAPLEFSDSVGLPLEPALIFVRMTLERFQIRDKIRIIASGKAISAFAILKNIALGADLCNSARGFMFSVGCIQALRCNTNECPTGVATQKASLVRGLVITDKSERVYNFHKNTVHAVQELLGASGHKHTSELSASDLVKGDEMIKLANRYLPDSVNTQV, from the coding sequence ATGAAAAGAGTGTTTTTCGGTAGTCTGATCTTGCTATCATTACTGACATTTTTCCTGATGTGGTATTTCCAATTTGTCCAGTTCAAATTTGGATATTTTATACTTGGAATTATTGTAATTCTTTTTGCCATAGGGCTTTATGACGTTAATCAGAAGACACATGCTATTTTGAGAAATTTCCCTGTAGTAGGACACTTTCGCTATTTGCTGGAGAAAATCAGCCCCGAAATCCAACAGTATTTTATCGAAACAAATACGGATGGAAGTCCATTTAGCAGGAATATTCGCTCTCTGGTATACAGGCGTGCCAAGAATGTCAATGATTCGCATCCATTTGGAACTCAAAAAGATATCAATGGGGAAGATTATATAGGACTTAGGCATTCTATATACGCTGTACATACGCAGGATGAAGATCCTCGGGTAACTATCGGGAATGACTCCTGTAAGCAACCTTATTCTTCATCCATCTTCAATATCTCGGCGATGAGCTTCGGTTCTCTCAGTTCAAATGCCGTCAAAGCACTGAATCTTGGGGCCAAAAAGGGCGGTTTTTCCCATAATACCGGAGAAGGAGGAATATCCGACCACCACAGAGAAGGAGGGGATCTAGTTTGGCAAATCGGCACAGGATACTTTGGATGCAGAGACGAGCATGGGAATTTCAGTGCCGAGAAATTTACAGAGAAGGCAAATTGGCCGGAGGTAAAAATGATAGAGATAAAGATTTCCCAAGGTGCAAAGCCTGGGCACGGAGGAGTGCTTCCCGGAGTGAAAAACACCGAGGAAATAGCCAAAATACGGGGTGTGGTGAAAGGCATGACGATTCTTTCACCTCCCGCACACAGTGCATTTACCAATGCCTCAGAACTACTTGAGTTTATCACTAAGTTAAGGGAGTTGTCAGGAGGAAAACCTGTAGGATTCAAGCTCTGTATTGGACGAACCGAAGAGTTTTTGGCGATTTGTAAGGAGATGGTATCGAAAAATGTCTTTCCCGATTTCATCACAGTGGATGGAGCAGAAGGGGGAACCGGTGCAGCACCGCTGGAATTTTCAGACAGTGTGGGATTACCACTGGAACCCGCACTGATATTTGTCAGAATGACATTAGAGAGATTTCAAATTCGAGATAAAATCAGAATTATTGCTTCGGGAAAAGCTATCAGTGCTTTTGCAATACTAAAAAATATCGCTCTTGGCGCTGATCTATGCAATTCTGCTAGAGGATTTATGTTTAGTGTGGGATGTATCCAAGCGCTTCGTTGCAATACAAATGAGTGTCCTACGGGGGTAGCTACCCAAAAAGCGAGTTTGGTTAGAGGGTTGGTGATCACAGACAAATCCGAACGGGTTTACAATTTTCACAAAAACACGGTGCATGCTGTCCAGGAACTTCTGGGAGCTTCTGGGCACAAGCACACTTCAGAGCTCAGTGCAAGCGATCTGGTAAAAGGAGATGAAATGATTAAGCTTGCCAACAGATACTTGCCTGATTCGGTAAATACTCAGGTTTAA
- a CDS encoding YheT family hydrolase has protein sequence MSIIESTYNGPPAYLFNGHLETIIPSLFRKVSDVSYIREKIDTPDGDFLNLDWSRVGSSKLLIISHGLEGDSERHYVRGMVKLFNSRKVDVLTWNNRSCGGEINLRPILYHHGASYDLETTVSHVLENHSYREIFLTGISMGGAQTLKYLGEKGRDLPKEIKRAAVYSTPCNLLSSATTLKLRSNAFYKNRFLGKLKLKIREKAAQFPELLDLELLDKVTDFDSFDTLFTAKLHGFKDASDFYKSVSADNWMPSIAIPTLVINALNDPLLGPECYPVKLAEKMQELTLEMPKRGGHTGFVVWRQEFTWAEHRVRQFLLNKSLG, from the coding sequence ATGAGTATAATTGAATCTACCTACAATGGCCCTCCTGCCTATTTATTTAATGGACACTTGGAAACGATTATTCCAAGTTTGTTCAGAAAAGTCTCAGACGTATCTTATATACGGGAGAAAATCGACACACCTGACGGTGATTTTTTGAATTTGGATTGGTCTCGTGTAGGAAGTTCCAAGCTGCTAATTATTTCCCATGGCTTGGAGGGAGATTCTGAAAGGCACTATGTCAGAGGAATGGTCAAGTTGTTTAATTCCAGAAAAGTAGACGTATTGACTTGGAACAACCGTTCCTGTGGAGGAGAAATTAATTTGAGACCAATACTGTACCATCATGGTGCGAGCTATGATTTGGAAACGACCGTTTCACATGTGTTGGAAAATCATTCTTATAGGGAGATTTTCCTGACCGGAATAAGTATGGGAGGAGCCCAAACGCTAAAGTATCTGGGAGAAAAGGGCCGGGATTTGCCTAAGGAAATTAAAAGAGCGGCAGTTTATTCTACCCCCTGCAATTTACTTTCCAGTGCCACCACGCTGAAACTACGGAGTAATGCTTTTTACAAGAATAGATTTTTGGGAAAACTCAAACTTAAGATCCGGGAGAAAGCAGCTCAGTTTCCTGAGTTACTGGATCTGGAGCTACTGGATAAAGTCACTGATTTTGATTCCTTTGACACACTGTTTACAGCCAAGCTTCATGGATTTAAGGATGCTTCGGATTTCTACAAATCAGTCAGCGCGGATAACTGGATGCCTTCAATAGCGATTCCTACTTTGGTGATAAATGCACTCAATGACCCACTGCTGGGGCCTGAATGCTATCCGGTCAAGCTTGCGGAAAAGATGCAGGAGCTTACACTTGAAATGCCCAAAAGAGGAGGCCATACAGGTTTTGTAGTTTGGAGACAAGAGTTTACCTGGGCTGAGCATCGCGTCCGGCAATTCCTTTTAAACAAGTCATTGGGATAA
- a CDS encoding NAD(P)/FAD-dependent oxidoreductase, translating into MKIGVIGGGAAGFFAAIHASATDREVTIFEKSPKLLSKVKVSGGGRCNVTHKPMEISKLVKNYPRGEKFLKCVFTKFKSEDTIRWFETRGVELKVEADGRMFPVSDSSQSIIDVLLKEARKLKVTIKKSCGVKTIIPDPNGFKLDTDEGIFLVNKLIVATGGHPKSDSYSFLKNLNHSILDPIPSLFTFNTPKESLRELMGLSVTDGLVKIEGTKLTYRGPVLVTHWGVSGPAVLKLSAFGAQWLRDRNYVATALINWNGAFGEEEYSIHIRNYILAHPHRKVMGNSLFDIPSRLWEHFCIRSEIAVGQLFCTLSKKQINKLVQNLFCYILKVEGKTTFKEEFVTAGGISLNEVNPETLESKFHPNLYFAGEVLNIDGITGGFNFQAAWSTGFLAGIASSN; encoded by the coding sequence TTGAAGATAGGTGTAATTGGTGGTGGAGCTGCGGGTTTTTTTGCTGCAATCCATGCAAGTGCAACGGATAGAGAAGTTACCATTTTTGAAAAATCCCCCAAGCTGCTGTCAAAGGTGAAAGTTTCCGGAGGAGGAAGGTGCAATGTGACACATAAGCCGATGGAGATCTCAAAATTGGTCAAGAATTATCCAAGGGGAGAGAAATTCCTAAAGTGCGTTTTTACCAAATTCAAATCAGAAGATACCATCAGATGGTTCGAAACTAGGGGGGTGGAATTGAAAGTGGAAGCTGATGGTAGGATGTTTCCGGTGTCGGACTCATCCCAATCTATTATTGATGTCTTGCTTAAAGAAGCCCGGAAACTAAAAGTTACCATTAAGAAATCGTGCGGGGTTAAGACTATAATTCCTGACCCAAACGGTTTCAAACTTGATACGGATGAAGGGATTTTCTTAGTCAATAAGCTAATCGTAGCGACAGGCGGGCATCCCAAGTCGGATAGTTATTCCTTTCTCAAAAATCTAAATCACAGTATTTTAGATCCAATTCCCTCATTGTTTACCTTTAATACACCCAAAGAATCTCTTAGGGAGCTTATGGGGCTATCCGTCACAGATGGGTTAGTAAAAATCGAAGGAACTAAGCTAACCTATCGAGGACCTGTTTTGGTGACTCACTGGGGAGTGAGTGGCCCTGCAGTTTTGAAATTGTCGGCATTTGGAGCGCAGTGGTTGAGAGACAGGAATTATGTAGCTACGGCATTGATAAATTGGAACGGAGCATTTGGAGAAGAAGAATACAGTATACACATCAGAAATTACATTCTTGCCCATCCTCACCGTAAAGTAATGGGCAATTCACTTTTTGATATTCCATCTAGGCTTTGGGAGCATTTCTGTATACGTTCAGAAATAGCAGTGGGACAATTATTCTGTACGCTATCCAAAAAGCAAATCAATAAGTTGGTACAGAATCTTTTTTGCTATATTTTAAAGGTTGAAGGAAAGACCACTTTTAAGGAGGAATTTGTAACTGCAGGTGGGATTTCATTAAATGAAGTAAATCCTGAAACTTTGGAGAGTAAATTTCATCCCAATCTTTACTTTGCCGGTGAAGTCTTGAATATAGATGGGATTACCGGTGGTTTTAATTTTCAGGCTGCCTGGTCTACAGGATTTCTTGCTGGAATAGCCTCATCCAATTAA